A segment of the Planctomycetia bacterium genome:
CGCGCCCCCAAAGACGCTGCATGCAGTATCGGCCCGATTGACGAGAGACCGCTTGCAGCGATGTCAGCAACGTCAAGCCACCGCGAAGCATCACAGCGAGTTGCTTGCCGCTTTGCTCGATTTCGATCGACCGAGGAGGCAACAATTCCAAGGGATTGTAACGCTTCCAAAGCTCACCGATCGATTGGTCCGTCTCGGCGGCGCGAACGTCGACGACCATCCAGCCGCGCTGACGCAAGCTTTGAACGGCCGTCGGCGCCGAGGCCGCCTCCAGCAAGCCGGCTTGTGCCCGCCCTGAGGCGTCGCGCGCGCGAAATTGAAAACTGGGCATCGCTTAACGCCTTACCACGTCGTGACTGCCGACAGCGCTTCGCGCACCGTCGTCAGACCGGAGGAGATTTTTTGAAACGCATCGTCCGTGAGCCGCGGAGTTCCCTTGGCTCTCGCCAAGCCGACGATCTGCGCCTCTTCGGCGCCGTTGGCGATTTCAAGAGCCAGCTCTTCGTCGATCGACAGAAGCTCGAACAAGCCGAGACGACCGGTATATCCGCGATTTGCGCAATAAAGACATCCTCCCGGCTGATAGACCGTCATTCCCGCCGCGCTCGGACGATCCAAAGCCAGCGCTTCGGAAACGCTTAACTCCACCGGTCGTTTGCAGTGCTGACACAACCGTCGCACCAATCGCTGAGCAACGGCGAGCCGCAACGTCGCTCCGGTCAGATAGCGGTCGACTCCCATGTCGCTGAGTCGGGTGATTACGCTAGCCGCGGAATTCGTGTGCAGCGTGCTGAGCACGAGATGCCCCGTGAGCGAAGCCTTGATCGCGACGTCGGCCGTTTCGCGATCCCGAATTTCACCGATCATCACGATGTCGGGATCGTGCCGCAACACGCTTCGCAGCGCCTTGCTGAAGCTCACCTTATCGGCCGAGTCGACTTCGACCTGAGCAACGCCGGGAATGCCGTATTCGATCGGATCTTCGATCGTGACGATGTTCCATTCTTCGTGCGCAATGAGCTTGCGCAGCGCCGCATAAAGGGTCGTCGTCTTACCGCTTCCGGTCGGGCCCGTCAGCAGAATCATCCCGTGCGGCTTGTCGATCGCGTTCTCGAACGAAGTGAGGTCGGTGGGGCACATGCCCAGGCGTTCGAGCGTCAGCGATTCGGTTTGCAACGCCAACAGCCGGAGCGTCATGCGCTCGCCGTACTTCGTCGGTAGGGTCGCGGCTCGAATGTCGATCGACTGTCCGGTCGGGCCAAACTTATGGCTGAAGCGGCCGTCTTGCGGGGCCCGTTTTTCGGCGATGTCCATTTCGCCCAAGACCTTGAACCGGCTGACGAGCGTCGTGTGCACGGCCAACGGCAGCTTGCGATAGCGTTCGAGTTGCCCATCGACTCGAAAGCGGATCTGCACACCGTCTTCATAAGGATCGATATGCACGTCGGATGCTTGGCGCACGATCGCCGCGTGGAGCAATTCGTCGCAGATGCTCGTCGAGTCCTTCGCGTCGGCATCGTTGCCGCGCGGATCGATTCGGCCGCGCGTGGGAACGATGACCGTCGACGGACCTTTGCCGTCGCCGAAAATTCTCGCCAGAACACGTTTCAAAGATTCCGGCTCGGCCCGCTCTGCGCGGATCGGCAGATCGATCAAGCGTTGCACCGCTTGCAACGCACCGGCATCGTTTTCATCCACGCAAGCGACGTAGACGATCCCCTCGATCGACGCGAACGGAAGCACCAAGCGCCGCAGCGCCAACGTCGAAGGAATGCGCAAGGCCCAGGCGGGATCGACGCGGACCTGATCCATATCGAGCGGCGCATTTTGCGAGACGGGGCTCATTTAGCTGCTCCCTGAACACGGAAGGGGCCGTTGCCCCGTTGCACTGGCATCCGTGCGATACGATCTCGAACGACGGCCGGGTTGCGCGACATGTTCGTCGCCGTGTGTTCGGAAATCCAACCGGTGCTCCAGAGCTTCGCCAGACTTTCATCTTGCGTTTGCATTCCGGCACCACCGCCCGACTCCATCGCCGAGTAAATCTGAGAAGCTTTTCCTTGAGCGATCAAGTTGTTGATGGCTCCGGTTGCGAACAGCACTTCGCTGACGACGATGCGCCGCCGCCGAATCGTGCCGTCGGCCGCCGGCTCCAAGACTCCGCGCTCGCCGTCGGCCACGAGCAAGTGCTGCGTTACGATCGCACGCAACACCAGCGACAATTGACGTCGAATCCCGTTTTGCTCATCGGCAGGAAACACCGAGACGAGCCGCTCGATCGTGCCGACGCAGTCGCCGGCATGGACCGTCGTAAACACGAGATGTCCGGTCTCGGCGGCCGTGATGG
Coding sequences within it:
- a CDS encoding GspE/PulE family protein is translated as MSPVSQNAPLDMDQVRVDPAWALRIPSTLALRRLVLPFASIEGIVYVACVDENDAGALQAVQRLIDLPIRAERAEPESLKRVLARIFGDGKGPSTVIVPTRGRIDPRGNDADAKDSTSICDELLHAAIVRQASDVHIDPYEDGVQIRFRVDGQLERYRKLPLAVHTTLVSRFKVLGEMDIAEKRAPQDGRFSHKFGPTGQSIDIRAATLPTKYGERMTLRLLALQTESLTLERLGMCPTDLTSFENAIDKPHGMILLTGPTGSGKTTTLYAALRKLIAHEEWNIVTIEDPIEYGIPGVAQVEVDSADKVSFSKALRSVLRHDPDIVMIGEIRDRETADVAIKASLTGHLVLSTLHTNSAASVITRLSDMGVDRYLTGATLRLAVAQRLVRRLCQHCKRPVELSVSEALALDRPSAAGMTVYQPGGCLYCANRGYTGRLGLFELLSIDEELALEIANGAEEAQIVGLARAKGTPRLTDDAFQKISSGLTTVREALSAVTTW